The following DNA comes from Mucilaginibacter jinjuensis.
TACTCGCACTGTACCGGGATGATTACCGAGTTGGCAGCAGTTAAAGCATTAATGGTAATTAAACCCAGTGAAGGAGAGCAGTCGATGATAATAAAATCATATTCATCGGCAACTTTACCCAGTACCTCTTTCATTTTGTACTCGCGGCCATCAAGATTGATCATCTCAATTTCGGCACCTACCAGGTCAATATGGGCTGGTAATAAGTCGAGGTTAGGGGTATCTGTTTTTTGTATGGCATCATGCGGATCAATATCATTGATGATGCACTCATATATACTATTTTTGATAGTACGCGGATCAAAACCAATACCGGATGTTGAGTTGGCCTGCGGATCGGCATCTACAAGTAAGGTTCTATATTCCAACACAGCCAAACTTGCTGCAAGGTTAATAGATGAAGTGGTTTTACCTACACCACCCTTTTGATTGGCTAACGCAATTATTTTACTCATTATTAATACTCAAAGTTTATAATTAAAAGCATCCGGGCTATCAACAGAATAGAATTAAATAATTTATAATTTCGCACTGTTTTAACCGGGGTTAAAGATACAAATTTAAACAATTAGGCAGGCAATCCCGTTCCGTTAACTTACAAACAAAATCCACAAATGATAACTATTGTTGCATCAACCAACCGGCCCGGAAGTTCAACGCTTAAACTGGCGAACTATTATCAGCGCCTATTGGCTCAGAAAGGGGTTGAGGCCGGTATTTTATCATTAATGGATTTGCCCGACGATATTATTGTAAGCGATTTATACGGCAAGCGCAGCACCGCCTTTGAACCTATACAACAATTAATTACCCAAACTGATAAATTTTTATTCGTCATCCCCGAGTACAACGGAAGTTTCCCCGGCGTGCTGAAAGTTTTTATGGATGCCTGCGCTTTTCCGGAGAGTTTTTACGAGAAAAAAGCAGCATTAGTTGGCATATCATCCGGCAAATACGGCAACATTCGTGGGGTTGATCATTTTGTGGGCGTGTGCAATTATATGCACCTGCACGTTTATCCTTTACGTATCCACATCCCGGCCATCCGCCAGGAAATTAATGAAGATGGCAACCTGCACCAGGCCGATACGCTAAAATTTACCAATGAGCAAATAGATAAGTTTATTGCTTTTTAAATAGGCAAGTTCTATAGCCTACCAAACATAAACACCCTATCAGGGTTAATTTACTTTACTTAAAGTAGAATGAATAACCATGAAAAACATAGCCATATCATTAAGCGGTATCATAGCCCTAAGTCTGCTCGCAGCTTGCTCTCAAAAGAAACCCGACCCGACCAAGGCTGATACGGTTGCCAATACAAGCGGACAAGACGTAAAGCTGGCTGCGCCGTACGAAACTAAATCGGCTTATACATTTTGTAAAGTTATTGGCTGGCCAAAAGGTAAAACGCCTACAGCCCCGGCGGGATTTAAGGCAAGCTTATTTGCCGATAAACTGGATAACCCCCGTAATATTTATGTAGCGAAGAATGGAGATATTTTTGTTGCGGAGGCCAATACCGAACCTAAAACGCTAAAGGATAAAGCCGAAAATATAATTTCGGGTAAAGATAAATCACAAAATATGGGTAAAAGCGCCAACCGCATTACCCTGTTTAGGGACACCAATGGTGATGGCATTCCTGATAGCCGGACTGTTTTGTTAAGCCACTTGCACCAACCATTCGGCATGCTGATTATCGGTCA
Coding sequences within:
- a CDS encoding ParA family protein, with amino-acid sequence MSKIIALANQKGGVGKTTSSINLAASLAVLEYRTLLVDADPQANSTSGIGFDPRTIKNSIYECIINDIDPHDAIQKTDTPNLDLLPAHIDLVGAEIEMINLDGREYKMKEVLGKVADEYDFIIIDCSPSLGLITINALTAANSVIIPVQCEYFALEGLGKLLNTIKIVQNRLNTQLDIEGILLTMYDVRLRLSNQVVEEVRTHFENLVFDTIIQRNTRLSEAPSFGVSVIMHDATCKGAINYLNLAREIIKKNGIAERTSSVTSETV
- a CDS encoding NADPH-dependent FMN reductase, with protein sequence MITIVASTNRPGSSTLKLANYYQRLLAQKGVEAGILSLMDLPDDIIVSDLYGKRSTAFEPIQQLITQTDKFLFVIPEYNGSFPGVLKVFMDACAFPESFYEKKAALVGISSGKYGNIRGVDHFVGVCNYMHLHVYPLRIHIPAIRQEINEDGNLHQADTLKFTNEQIDKFIAF